In Plasmodium falciparum 3D7 genome assembly, chromosome: 13, the following are encoded in one genomic region:
- a CDS encoding exosome complex component RRP45, putative: protein MIICNNNVNHFWKNIKKNIRLDGRTFEDSRNVCINFLKDYGHVEISIGFTKVICKITSEIVKPHDRKLKEGILKINLDIDNFIEDNENSDNMSDECLEIKNIIDRVLKTSNIINFESLCIIPGKKVWCICINIMVIENDGNLTDACYLSAYCGLVHFKNHQVRVIKNGDIIIDKEEINYSPLSILNSPIVTTFAYYEEHDVCLIDPCLHEEEFMSSKISIALNKNGNLISLLKPGGIPLACSHIMESIEIAKKRILTILKILEDTLEEDKNIRSYLTKRNLHVKYSSAPVTIRYDNSFKLKPDISLERYTKNTLIFEDTIKKIEQYIQYNQVQECLNNMNVKLEENDQEEIETCTLKGEGNLNNPNFIDPMRNTNLLNPTDITIIKRQEFVDNHYDANNNKYNTQANKTFKKELIDFSNLLTQNHKKSNNLSNNQKDISEQHDNSQESSDDASTIRSDESSDIDFSVAINQNIKKKK, encoded by the coding sequence ATGATCATCTGTAACAATAATGTTAATCATTtttggaaaaatataaaaaagaatataagaTTAGATGGTCGTACTTTTGAAGATTCTAGAAATGtttgtataaattttttaaaggaTTATGGACATGTAGAGATATCAATTGGTTTTACAAAAGTTATTTGTAAAATAACAAGTGAAATTGTAAAACCCCATGATAGGAAATTAAAAGAAgggatattaaaaataaatttagaTATAGATAATTTTATTGAAGATAATGAGAATAGTGATAATATGAGTGATGAATgtttagaaataaaaaatattatagataGAGTATTAAAAACaagtaatattataaattttgaaTCATTATGTATTATTCCAGGTAAAAAAGTATggtgtatatgtataaatattatggtAATAGAAAATGATGGGAATTTAACGGATGCTTGTTATTTATCAGCTTATTGTGGTTTAgtacattttaaaaatcaTCAAGTTAgagtaataaaaaatggagATATTATAATCGACAAAGAAGAGATAAACTATTCTCCTTTATCAATACTAAATTCTCCAATCGTAACTACCTTTGCTTATTATGAAGAACATGACGTTTGTTTAATTGATCCTTGTTTACATGAAGAAGAATTTATGTCTTCTAAAATCTCTATAGCATTAAATAAGAACGGTAATTTAATAAGTTTATTAAAACCGGGTGGAATACCATTAGCTTGTTCACATATTATGGAATCTATAGAAATAGCCAAAAAAAGAATACTTACTATACTGAAAATATTAGAAGATACTTTAGAAGAAGACAAAAATATAAGGAGTTATCTAACAAAAAGAAATCTGCATGTTAAATATTCATCAGCTCCTGTAACCATTAGATAtgataattcttttaaaCTTAAACCAGATATCTCATTAGAAAGGTATACAAAAAATACTCTAATTTTTGAAgatactataaaaaaaattgaacaaTACATACAATATAATCAAGTCCAGGAatgtttaaataatatgaatgtgAAACTTGAAGAAAATGATCAGGAGGAAATAGAAACATGTACTTTAAAAGGAGAAGGTAATCTAAATAATCCGAATTTTATTGATCCTATGAGAAAtactaatttattaaatcctacagatataacaataataaaaagacaAGAATTTGTGGATAACCATTATGatgcaaataataataagtataACACACAAGCAAATAAAACATTCAAAAAAGAACTTATTGATTTTTCAAATTTACTTACACAAAATCATAAGAAAAGTAATAATTTATCTAATAATCAAAAAGATATTTCTGAGCAGCATGATAACTCACAAGAGTCAAGTGATGATGCATCAACCATAAGAAGTGACGAATCTTCAGATATTGATTTTTCCGTTGCAattaatcaaaatataaaaaagaaaaaataa
- a CDS encoding aldehyde reductase, putative, translating to MPRLVIFYFLIFVFMKINCINYNSFSKRKINYHLIRDKQENIKYKYLREDEKLNLSRRNRTKRTKETNGGTQRIKRIKRIKRIKRIKRNNLSNIFYNKNDYMIKKINVPRTYFIKNMGNSSLKGCIYKEKKTIFNIYNIYDDKNIMNPKNFGNEDGNLLNKLGNDYSDKDSYNKNMNDKKQIVLDNKNEKMYIENMKKNLSRTDEVTYKYVEEMELKKINIKGVDIQYRLYNLEEGIYIVDKENYEKIKKLWDKDELKKAKENFEDTFDIKKQGIKDEDWIMLPFEYEENKNIKLVKADFDNPTYDYILTYYDKERNYYWEYKRRNYYKMFKNTVHETPPYKSDLEEDKRYYGKEIIIPKKKLDNDIFRQPMLSDVMTSGCNREPLGFESWRFVKYPYGNLIESQKYSKLYCVKKNDKDKPSMKYHYLGNSNLAVSEICLGTMNFGNYVNEKLAHELFDYAFEEFQVNFFDTAEIYPLPASENYYGHSEEILGNWLEAKGKANRHKFVIATKICGRTDKLPWMKKYKIRTEQKNILNKRNADIYNDNNYKKDHYITNSKSNEYSHRNNNHMLDKEDNKNGYDKLKELKEKEELYLKKDYDKINKFEEYEKERLDNSANLITLNKENIINSVDNCLKRLKTSYIDLLQLHWPDRYYPDQSSGDFSHVLYDYNKYYDDFIPFIEQLQALDELKKKGKIREWGLSNETPFGLLKFYELCKHLHISPPVSVQLEYNLLCRNDVEKGFPEICRPQNTNISILAYSPLCAGILTGKYLEYTDYTTKGRMQKFPSYMKRLRGSIATYIIRELYYLSQKYYFPNLTVAALKWVYTRSFITSTIIGVSDFLQLRENLYSLTNEVLFTDKLEREINALHWKFRDPIRIIQ from the coding sequence ATGCCTAGATtggttatattttattttttaatttttgtatttatgaaaattaattgtataaattataattcattttcaaaaagaaaaatcaaTTATCATTTAATTAGAGATAAAcaggaaaatattaaatataaatatttaagagaagatgaaaaattaaatcttTCAAGAAGGAATAGaacaaaaagaacaaaagaAACAAACGGAGGAACAcaaagaataaaaagaataaaaagaataaaaagaataaaaagaataaaaagaaacaatttgtcaaacatattttataataaaaatgattatatgataaaaaaaataaatgtaccaagaacatattttattaaaaatatgggAAATAGTTCTTTAAAaggttgtatatataaagaaaagaaaaccatattcaatatatacaacatatatgatgataaaaatattatgaatccAAAAAATTTTGGAAATGAAGATggaaatttattaaataaactaGGGAATGATTATTCGGATAAAGATTcttacaataaaaatatgaatgataaaaaacaaatcgttttagataataaaaatgagaaaatGTATAtcgaaaatatgaaaaagaatCTAAGCAGAACAGATGAagttacatataaatatgttgaaGAAATGGaactgaaaaaaataaacatcaAAGGTGTTGATATTCAATAtagattatataatttagaaGAAGGCATTTATATTGTTGATAAAGagaattatgaaaaaataaaaaaactttGGGATAaagatgaattaaaaaaagctAAAGAAAATTTTGAAGATACCTTCGATATTAAAAAACAAGGAATTAAAGATGAGGATTGGATTATGTTACCTTTtgaatatgaagaaaataaaaatattaaattagtAAAAGCAGATTTTGATAATCCaacatatgattatatattaacatattatgataaagaaagaaattattattgggaatacaaaagaagaaattattataaaatgtttaaaaataCTGTACATGAAACTCCTCCTTACAAATCTGATTTAGAAGAAGATAAAAGATATTATGgtaaagaaattattataccAAAGAAAAAACTAGATAATGATATTTTTAGACAACCAATGTTAAGTGATGTAATGACTTCGGGTTGTAATAGGGAACCTTTAGGTTTCGAATCTTGGAGATTTGTTAAATATCCCTATGGTAATTTAATAGAATCACAAAAATATAGTAAATTATATtgtgttaaaaaaaatgataaagataaaCCTAGTAtgaaatatcattatttaggTAACAGCAATTTAGCCGTATCTGAAATTTGTTTAGGTACAATGAATTTTGGAAACTACGTTAATGAAAAATTAGCACATGAATTATTTGATTATGCATTTGAAGAATTTCAAGTCAACTTTTTTGATACAGCTGAAATATATCCATTGCCAGCTAGCGAAAACTATTATGGACACTCAGAAGAAATTTTAGGAAATTGGCTAGAAGCCAAAGGTAAGGCAAATAGACACAAATTTGTTATAGCTACTAAAATATGTGGTCGTACGGATAAACTTCCTTGGATGAAAAAGTATAAAATTAGAactgaacaaaaaaatatattaaataaaagaaatgcagatatatataatgacaataattataagaaGGACCATTACATAACCAACTCGAAATCAAACGAATATTCACATAGAAATAATAACCATATGTTAGACAAGGAGGATAACAAAAATGGttatgataaattaaaagaactaaaagaaaaagaagaattatatttaaaaaaagattatgataaaataaataagtttgaagaatatgaaaaagaaagattAGATAATAGTGCTAATTTGATaacattaaataaagaaaatataataaatagtgTAGATAATTGTTTAAAAAGATTAAAAACAAGTTATATTGATTTGTTACAATTGCATTGGCCAGATAGATATTATCCTGATCAATCATCTGGTGATTTTAGTCATgtattatatgattataataaatattatgatgattTTATACCTTTTATTGAACAATTACAAGCATtagatgaattaaaaaaaaaaggaaaaataagaGAATGGGGCTTAAGTAATGAAACACCCTTTGGACTTCTTAAGTTTTATGAATTATGTAAACATTTACATATATCTCCACCAGTTTCTGTACAATtagaatataatttattatgtagAAATGATGTTGAAAAAGGGTTTCCAGAAATATGTAGACCTCAAAATACTAACATTTCTATATTAGCTTATTCACCATTATGTGCTGGTATATTAACGGGAAAATATTTAGAATATACTGATTATACTACAAAAGGAAGAATGCAAAAATTTCCTTCGTATATGAAAAGATTAAGAGGATCTATAGCtacttatattattagagaattatattatttaagtcAGAAATATTACTTCCCAAATTTAACCGTAGCTGCATTGAAATGGGTTTATACACGATCGTTTATAACATCTACAATTATTGGTGTTTCAGATTTCTTACAATTGAGGgaaaatttatattctttaacTAACGAGGTATTGTTTACGGATAAGTTGGAAAGGGAGATAAATGCTTTACACTGGAAATTTAGGGATCCAATCAGGATAATacaataa
- a CDS encoding DNA-directed RNA polymerases I, II, and III subunit RPABC1, putative produces MEDPVTRFYKCRKTCCEMLEDRGYIMTPREKLENFSTFKEMFEDNDRQRSKMGISTTHKNDSNNRIIVYFADEVKKTGVKPLRELTERMEEKSIQRAILVTQNILTPFARDAIKEAAPRHIIENFLDTELLVNITKHELVPRHIPLTSDEKKNLLQRYKIMENKLPRIQDVDPVCRYFGLSKGQVVKIIRPSETAGRYVTYRLVV; encoded by the exons atggaAGATCCAGTAACGAGGTTTTATAAATGTCGAAAAACGTGTTGTGAAATGTTGGAGGATAGGGGTTATATTATGACTCCAAGAGAAAAGCTTGAAAACTTTTCAACTTTCAAAGAAATGTTTGAGGATAATGATAGACa ACGATCTAAAATGGGTATTAGTACTACTCATAAAAATGATTCAAACAATAGAATTATAGTTTATTTTGCTGATGAAGTTAAAAAAACAGGGGTTAAACCACTAAGGGA ATTAACCGAAAGGATGGAAGAAAAATCAATTCAGCGTGCTATTCTTGtaacacaaaatatattaacccCTTTTGCCAGAGAT GCCATTAAGGAAGCAGCACCAAGACACATTATAGAAAACTTTTTGGATACTGAATTATtg gttaatataacaaaacaCGAATTAGTCCCCAGACATATTCCTCTAACAAgcgatgaaaaaaaaaacttgcTCCAAAGatataaa aTTATGGAAAACAAATTACCAAGAATTCAAGATGTCGATCCTGTGTGTCGTTATTTTGGATTATCAAAAGGACag gTTGTTAAAATTATTAGGCCTAGTGAAACAGCAGGAAGATATGTTACCTACAGATTGGTAGTGTAA
- a CDS encoding ferrochelatase: MDVQDFLNCNKLKISKEKISNLNKSKIGILITNLGSPEKLTYWSLYKYLSEFLTDPRVVKLNRFLWLPILYTFVLPFRSGKVLSKYKSIWIKDGSPLCVNTHNQCLALKKILNEKYNNKVVISYGMRYGERSIKKGLEYLQKENINKLLVLPLYPQSAECTVSSTLDCIGKNLKNWSNVPELRFISGYCLKDIFINTMKENIENYWELYGKSKKLIISYHSLPIRNVIQGDLYPFFCIESTKKLVKSLNLNKDDYILVFQSKIKGQQWVKPCIEDTIIRLAKQGYKQIDIVSPSFSSDCLETLEEIKIHYQQLFRKYSNGNLRYINCLNDTTIGIKLIMNLIEQNIIGWV, translated from the exons atggacGTACAGGATTTTCTGAATTgtaacaaattaaaaatatcaaaaGAGAAAATTAGCAACcttaataaaagtaaaatagGAATACTGATTACAAATTTAGGAAGCCCAGAAAAACTAACCTACTGgtctttatataaatatttatcgG aATTTTTGACTGATCCTCGAGTTGTAAAATTGAACAGGTTTTTATGGCTTCCAATATTGTACACATTTGTATTACCTTTCAGGAGTg GCAAAGtcttatcaaaatataaaagtatatgGATAAAAGATGGATCACCATTATGTGTTAATACTCATAATCAGTGTTTAGCTTTAAAGAAGATTCTAAAcgaaaa GTACAATAACAAAGTTGTCATTAGTTATGGTATGAGATATGGAGAAAGGTCCATAAAAAAAGGTTTAGAATATCTCcaaaaagaaaacataaataaactTTTAGTCCTTCCATTATATCCACAATCAGCAGAATGTACTGTCTCTTCAACTTTGGATTGTATAggtaaaaatttaaaaaattggaGTAATGTACCTGAGCTCAGATTTATATCTGGATATTGTTTGaaagatatttttataaatacgatgaaagaaaatattgaaaattaTTGGGAACTTTATGGTAAAAGTAAAAAGTTAATTATTTCGTATCATAGTTTACCTATACGAAATGTTATTCAAGGAGATTTATATCCTTTCTTTTGTATTGAaagtacaaaaaaattagtGAAGTCATTAAATCTTAATAAAgatgattatatattagtCTTTCAATCAAAAATTAAAGGACAACAATGGGTAAAACCATGTATTGAAGATACCATAATAAGGCTAGCTAAACAAGGATATAAACAAATAGATATTGTTAGCCCATCTTTCTCTTCAGATTGTTTAGAAACattagaagaaataaaaatacattatcAACAATTATTTCGTAAATATTCAAATGGAAAtttaagatatataaattgttTGAATGATACAACAATTGGTATCAAACTAATAATGAATCTTAtagaacaaaatataataggATGGGTGTAA
- a CDS encoding ribosomal protein S17, putative — MIRLNKTYSYWHYKAWQRATAGYLRTFLKNNLANKEMIGYVINDKHPKSIRVACDRYMYVVRYKKTFRYTKKIWAHDEKSEAKVGDVVRIQPLGYRIGPWKNYILVKILYKENKD, encoded by the exons ATGATAAGGCTAAACAAAACTTATTCTTATTGGCATTATAAAGCCTGGCAAAGGGCAACAGCTGGATATCTTAGAACGT ttCTTAAAAACAATCTTGCTAATAAGGAAATGATTGGATATGTAATTAATGACAAGCACCCCAAAAGTATAAGAGTAGCTTGTGATAG atatatgtatgttGTTAGATACAAAAAAACCTTcagatatacaaaaaaaatatgggcCCATGACGAAAAAAGTGAAGCCAAAGTTGGGGACGTTGTGCGTATTCAACCGCTAGGATATAGAATTGGACCTTGGAAAAATTATATCCttgtaaaaattttatacaaGGAAAATAAAGATTAA
- a CDS encoding ubiquitin-activating enzyme codes for MYQVVKEYLNNYQRYIYYGVFIVVGYFLHDLINYAQREGVRIGRIRKIFDLFSKVLKKVYIFFNFYERRIITLENELFYKNYDKEVIDRHGKLLNIYDIPHDSLYKIFNTKILIIGLGGLGSPVCLYLSKFGFKEIGLVDGDKVEKSNLHRQIIHKEKYIGLNKCISAKLFLKDMDVHVSDCIKCYPFFLDKLNGINIIKEYDIIIDCTDNISTRFLINDLCILYKKKLIFASALGIYGQVNVYNLNNNTSSCYRCLKSFNNHSQNNDCDENGILSTVTGVIGLLQANEVIKLSIGLDQDVLTNFLTYNSFSNKLPFESLNINYKNKNCLCSMKNFKELYNFILSHNYDNINNTNNTNNTNNTYNTNNTYNTYNTNYNNNYNNNNNSSSNKINNANNIYCNNLICFNQTNETYIYQIDTFQFIDILNNNYSSLSFPVNQICILDVRKINNTNIYGLRNSVKWSFYEIIETFNKLQHNKHELLQIIIDKLNISKSKKNILIIVVCRRGIDSLKITKHFNNLFLYNDKLDSNKKEATYNNNDISLYNTKNKKFNKTLLNDAHIIAYNLKGGYLQLQKKIFKNLPFL; via the coding sequence atgtaccAAGTTGTCAAGGAATATCTTAATAACTATcaaagatatatttattatggcGTGTTCATCGTTGTGGGTTACTTTTTACATGACCTTATAAACTATGCTCAGAGAGAAGGCGTGCGCATAGGAAGAATTCGAAAGatatttgatttattttcaAAGGTACTAAAAAaggtgtatatattttttaatttttatgaaagACGAATAATAACATTAGAAAATgagttattttataaaaattatgataaagaAGTAATTGATAGACATGGGAaactattaaatatatatgacataCCACAtgattctttatataaaatcttTAATACGAAAATTTTAATCATTGGACTAGGAGGATTAGGATCTCCtgtttgtttatatttaagcAAATTTGGATTTAAAGAGATTGGATTGGTTGATGGAGATAAAGTTGAAAAAAGTAATTTACATAGacaaataatacataaagaaaaatatataggattaaataaatgtatctctgcaaaattatttttaaaagatatggATGTTCATGTAAGTGATTGTATAAAATGTTATCCATTCTTTTTAGATAAATTAAAtggtattaatataattaaagaatatgatattataattGATTGTACAGATAATATAAGTACAAGATTTCTAATTAATGATTTATGTattctatataaaaaaaaactaatatTTGCAAGTGCTTTAGGTATTTATGGACAAGTAAATGTTTATAatctaaataataatacatccAGTTGTTATCGATGCTTAAAAAGTTTTAATAATCATTCTCAAAATAATGATTGTGATGAAAATGGTATATTATCTACAGTCACTGGTGTTATAGGTTTATTACAAGCGAATGAAGTAATAAAATTATCTATTGGTTTAGATCAAGATGTTCTAACAAATTTTTTGACATACAATAGCTTTTCAAATAAATTACCATTCGAGTCTTTAAACataaattataagaataaaaattgttTATGTTCAATGAAAAACtttaaagaattatataattttattttatcacataattatgataatataaataatacaaataatacaaataatacaaataatacatataatacaaataatacatataatacatataatacaaattataacaataattataataataataataatagtagtagtaacaaaattaataatgCTAACAACATCTATTGTAATAATCTAATATGTTTTAATCAAACAaatgaaacatatatatatcaaatcgATACCTTCCaatttatagatatattaaataataattattcatcATTATCCTTTCCGGTTAATCAAATATGTATTCTAGATGTTAGGAAAATCAATAATACTAATATATATGGTTTAAGAAATTCAGTGAAATGGTCCTTCTATGAAATTATAGAAACCTTTAATAAATTACAACATAATAAACATGAACtcttacaaataataatcgacaaattaaatatatcgaaatctaagaaaaatattctaATCATAGTTGTTTGTAGGAGAGGTATAGATTccttaaaaataacaaaacattttaataacCTCTTTCTATATAATGATAAGCTTGATTCAAACAAAAAGGAAGCTACTTACAACAATAATGACATATCATTAtacaatacaaaaaataaaaaatttaataaaacccTTCTAAATGATGCACACATTATTGCGTATAATTTGAAAGGCGGATATTTACagcttcaaaaaaaaatattcaaaaatttgccctttttataa
- a CDS encoding aminomethyltransferase, mitochondrial, putative — MKNIFKYKNRLTFFRKGFSTTNKPKVEIKKTILYDSHKKNNAIFKIQHGFYLPDEYKDITLITSNLHTRTNCSLFDYTYRPILKISGEDKINFIEKYVGSDIKGLWENECRISLLLNDKGGIIDDIMIILREKYLLLYLNIQCKEKVYKYLKDKLLENGKLQVQIEEFTSHSSICIQGSKSSDVLKELIDYNNESVETNLDNCSFMSSTLTKINKIDNCILNRYTCTGEDGFDILIPNKYVNDLYNLILKNELVKPGGLAVQNTLRLESGFCEYGKDINEDITPIESNYKWSLGQRRLKELNFNGAHIIMDQIKNGTKIKRVGILINTNIVPKENTKIYSHENAEQIIGYITSSVFSPVLQKPICMGYVKSEYAHINNLIKVDCLNKLEIAQITKLPFVPLSIYKL, encoded by the exons atgaagaatatttttaaatataaaaatagattAACCTTTTTTAGAAAAGGTTTCTCAACAACTAATAAGCCAAAG gtggaaataaaaaaaaccatACTGTATGATTCACATAAGAAGAATAATGCAATTTTTAAGATACAACATGGTTTCTATTTACCAGACGAATACAAAGACATCACGTTGATTACCTCGAATTTGCATACTCGAACAAACTGTTCATTATTTGATTATACCTATAGacctatattaaaaataagtggggaggataaaataaatttcatTGAAAAATATGTAGGTAGTGATATTAAAGGATTATGGGAAAATGAATGTAGAATTAGTTTACTGTTAAATGACAAAGGTGGTATTATAGAcgatattatgattatactTCGAGAgaaatatttgttattatatttaaatatacaatGTAAAGAGaaggtatataaatatttaaaagataaactTTTAGAAAATGGGAAATTACAAGTTCAAATTGAAGAATTCACTTCTCATAGTTCTATATGTATACAAGGTAGTAAATCAAGTGATGTACTAAAAGAACTAatagattataataatgaaagtGTGGAAACAAATTTGGATAATTGTAGTTTTATGTCAAGTACATTAAccaaaataaacaaaatagatAATTGTATTTTAAATAGATATACATGTACAGGTGAAGATGGGTTCGATATATTAATAcctaataaatatgttaatgatttatataatttaatattaaaaaatgaattagtAAAACCAGGTGGATTAGCTGTTCAAAATACATTAAGATTAGAAAGTGGATTTTGTGAATATGGAAAAGATATTAATGAAGATATTACACCAATAGAATCAAATTATAAATGGAGTTTAGGACAGAGAAGATTAAAAGAACTAAATTTTAATGGAGCTCATATTATTATggatcaaataaaaaatggaacTAAAATTAAAAGAGTGGGTATTCTTATTAATACTAATATTGTACCTaaagaaaatacaaaaatatattctcaTGAAAATGCAGAACAAATAATTGGATATATAACAAGTAGTGTCTTCTCTCCTGTATTGCAAAAACCTATATGTATGGGATATGTTAAATCTGAATAtgcacatataaataatttaataaaagttGACTGTTTAAATAAATTGGAAATAGCTCAAATTACAAAATTGCCCTTCGTTcctttatctatatataaactttga